A genomic stretch from Lathyrus oleraceus cultivar Zhongwan6 chromosome 2, CAAS_Psat_ZW6_1.0, whole genome shotgun sequence includes:
- the LOC127120235 gene encoding uncharacterized protein LOC127120235, translating to MSAAKLTSCVAVTAAAVASMTTRSDPAYSESFFRFPFFSSSPSNSPSPKDQSSDTKSESSSPEEPNNSGFNPESLEIAAEALRKINNSPYRKQVFDLMREQETTRLAELDAEKVYYELIQSQGDIDRLRKMAEEQRNLIQEQNQRQAQVLRFEDELARKRMQTDHENQRQHNVELVKMQEDSSVRKEQARQATEEQIQSQKRQTERERAEIERETIRVKKMAEAEARAHEAKLTEDHNRRMLIDRMHGERDKWLAAINATFSHIEGGLRVLLTDRDKLIMTVGGATALAAGVYTTREGAKVTWGYINRILGQPSLIRESSMAKFPGSRIISQAKNKVLNYSTLARAEKPVGSQNGLGNVILHPSLQRRIVHLARATSNTKAHQAPFRNMLFYGPPGTGKTMVAREIARKSGLDYAMMTGGDVAPLGPQAVTKIHEIFDWAKKSKRGLLLFIDEADAFLCERNSSYMSEAQRSALNALLFRTGDQSRDIVLVLATNRPGDLDSAITDRIDEVIEFPLPGEEERFKLLQLYLNKYLCDESNDSKGGLFLKKQPQKITINDLSEDVLKEAAKKTEGFSGREIAKLMASVQAAVYGRPDCALDSQLFKELVDYKVVEHHQRLKLAAEGGLPA from the exons ATGTCCGCCGCTAAATTAACCTCATGCGTCGCCGTAACAGCAGCTGCAGTGGCTTCAATGACCACTCGCTCCGATCCTGCTTACTCCGAATCTTTCTTCCGATTCCCTTTTTTCTCTTCTTCACCTTCCAATTCACCTTCACCGAAGGACCAATCATCTGACACTAAGTCGGAATCTTCGTCGCCTGAGGAACCTAACAACTCGGGTTTTAATCCTGAATCGTTAGAAATAGCTGCCGAAGCTCTCCGTAAAATTAATAATTCACCCTACCGTAAACAG GTGTTTGATTTAATGCGCGAACAGGAAACAACTCGACTAGCTGAGCTAGATGCTGAAAAAGTTTATTATGAACTTATTCAGTCTCAAGGAGATATT GACAGGCTGCGTAAAATGGCTGAAGAACAACGCAATCTAATACAAGAGCAGAACCAGAGGCAGGCTCAGGTGTTGCGATTTGAAGATGAATTGGCAAGGAAAAGAATGCAG ACAGATCATGAAAATCAACGGCAACATAATGTTGAGTTGGTCAAGATGCAAGAGGATTCTTCTGTAAGAAAGGAGCAAGCAAGACAGGCTACTGAAGAACAGATTCAATCTCAGAAGCGTCAGACTGAGAGAGAGCGAGCTGAAATAGAAAGAGAAACCATCAGAGTTAAGAAAATGGCAGAGGCTGAAGCCCGAGCCCATGAAGCAAAATTGACTGAGGATCATAACAGGAGAATGCTTATAGATCGAATGCATGGGGAAAGAGATAAATGGCTTGCTGCAATTAATGCTACTTTTAGTCATATTGAAG GTGGTCTAAGGGTCTTATTGACCGATAGGGACAAACTGATTATGACTGTTGGAGGAGCAACTGCATTAGCTGCAGGAGTATATACAACAAG AGAAGGTGCAAAAGTTACATGGGGCTATATTAATCGGATTTTGGGGCAGCCATCATTGATCCGAGAGTCATCCATGGCAAAGTTTCCAGGATCAAGGATCATATCTCAAGCCAAAAATAAAGTTTTAAATTATAGTACCTTGGCCAGGGCAGAGAAGCCTGTTGGGAGTCAAAATGGTCTTGGAAATGTAATCTTGCATCCATCATTGCAGAGAAGAATAGTACATCTAGCACGGGCAACATCAAATACGAAGGCCCATCAGGCACCATTTCGTAACATGCTTTTTTATGGTCCTCCTGGGACTGGTAAAACCATGGTTGCAAGAGAAATAGCTAGAAAATCG GGTTTGGATTATGCAATGATGACTGGAGGAGATGTTGCACCTCTGGGCCCACAGGCTGTTACCAAAATTCATGAGATATTTGATTGGGCCAAGAAATCTAAAAGAGGCCTATTGCTTTTTATTGACGAGGCAGATGCTTTCCTTTGCGA GCGTAACAGCTCATATATGAGTGAAGCTCAACGAAGTGCCCTAAATGCATTGCTTTTCAGAACTGGTGATCAGTCTAGAGACATAGTACTTGTCCTTGCCACAAACAGACCAGGAGATCTTGATAGTGCAATTACTGATCGTATTGATGAAGTAATTGAATTCCCGCTTCCAGGAGAGGAGGAACGTTTCAAGTTATTGCAGCTCTATTTGAACAAGTATCTATGTGATGAAAGTAACGACTCCAAGGGGGGCTTATTTTTGAAGAAGCAGCCCCAGAAGATAACCATAAATGATTTATCTGAAGATGTGCTGAAAGAGGCTGCAAAGAAAACAGAAGGATTTTCTGGCCGTGAGATAGCCAAACTAATGGCCAGCGTCCAAGCTGCTGTCTATGGGCGCCCTGACTGCGCCTTGGATTCTCAGCTGTTTAAAGAACTTGTAGATTACAAGGTGGTAGAACATCATCAGCGATTAAAACTAGCAGCTGAAGGCGGCCTCCCTGCATGA